CGACCGGGCCGTGGCCGTGATGCAGCGCCTTGATGCGGCGATCATCGCGGTGCCCGCATGGGTGGGCACGGTGGACGTGCGCGAGGCCCTCGCCGAGCAGGTGCGGGTGTCGCGCCGGCACGGAGCGCTGGCGCCACTCCTGCTCCTGCAGGTCGAGAAGTGCGGCGACCGCCTGCGCAGCCTGGCGCCGCTGCCGGCGGTATGGCAGCACGGCGACTTCTCATTGAATAACCTCATGGTGTCGCCGGATTCGATCGCCGTGATCGACTTCGATGACTTCGGCCTCACGCAAGTGCCGCTCCACGACGCCTTTGGCCTCGCGTTGTCATTCCAGTTGTCGCAGGACGGCCAATGCCCGATCGGCGCCGCCGAATGTGTCGAGCGCTGCCTGGCCGCGACGACGTCCTTCGGCCGGCTTGACGACGGCACGGTGCACGGGTTGCTGCTGCACCACCTGCTGTGGCGGATCAACCAGTGCCATGGACATCCGACGCGGGAGCGTCTGCGGGCGTGGCTGACGGCCGCGGTGCAGCGGGTGGTGTGGGCGCCCGGCAACGGGCTGTCGGCGATCGCGTGACGTGATGGGAGCAAATCGATGACGCGGCGCCTGGTCACAAGTATTGTGCTGGCCCTCGTGGTTGCCCTGACGGCGCCGGCCGCGGTCTTCACGGCGGAGCCGCTGGCGACGTACCGGCTCGGGCGAGGGTGGGCGACGTTCGGCCTCGCCCTGCCACAGGGACAGGCCCGGGGCGCGGTCGCCGTGGGGACGCTGCCCACGCAGACTGACGTGAAAACGCGATGGCCGGATGGGTCGATCCGGTTTGCCGTGGTCACCGCGCGTACCCCCGCCGCGGGTGCGTACCCGATTACGCCCGCGGCGCCGGTGGCGGGCGGGGCGCCGGTGACTTGGCCGGCGGCGTCGGTCGAACTCACGATCGGTCCCGGACGATGGCAGGCGCCACTGCCGGGCGCAACCGCGGATCGGTGGCTGGCGGGCCCCCTGGTGAACGAAGCGCGCGCCACGGTGACGCCGCGGCTTCGCGGGCTCGAGCATCCGTTCCTGCGCGTGATCTTCGACGTTCGCGCCTATGCCGACGGCGGGACGCGCCTCGATGTCACCGTGGAGAACACGATCGACACCGCGCTCGCGGCGAACACCGTCTACGACGTGGCGATCACGCTGAACGGCCAGCAGGTGTTCCGGAAGACCGGCGTCGAGCACAAGTACCTCGCGCGCTGGCGGCACGTGTCATCGAGCGGCGTCGAGGAAGCGGCGGTGACCGCCGACCTCCGGCCGTTCGTCGGTGCCCGGGCGCTGCCGCCGTATCTGGCCGGCATCACGGGCCCGCCGCGGACGGTGGCCGGGCCGCAGTTCGAGATCCTCAGGACCGGCGACCTCATGGTGCCGATGAACGCGCATGGTGGCCGGCCCGAGATCGCGCCGTACCCGGATTGGACCGCTCAGTACCTGGTGGAGCAGCGGCCCGACCAGCGGGCCTACGTGCTCCGCCATGGCGAACTGGCCGGCAGTTTCGGCATCCACATCAAGGAACCGGATGCGGTGCGGCTGATCTCGATCGACGAGCACCCGAACTATTGGCTCGATCAGCGCGCGGATCCGGATGGCCGGCCGAAGAGCGGCCTGCGCGGCGTGGCGGAGCCCGGCGACAACGCGCATCAACCGTCCCTGGCGTTTGTCCCGTACCTGATCACCGGCGATCGGTACTTTCTCGACGAGATGAAGTATTGGGCGAACTTCACGTTGCTGTGGACCTTCCAGGACTCCTATTCGAAGCAGCGCGGCGGCAGCGCCGGCCTGCTGGCGTCGAACGAGGTGCGCGGCATCGGCTGGGCGCTTCGCAACCTGGCCGACGCCGCGGCGTACGTGCCGGACAATGACGAGATGCGCGCCTACTTCCGCCAGAAGGTGACCAACAACCTGACCTGGCTCGACGAATATGCCGGGAGCGTGTCGACGCCGCTCGGGACCCTGTTTCCGGGACGCCGGCCGGAAGACGAACAGTGGGCGCCCTACTCGTGGATCGCGCTGTGGGAGCAGGCCTACGTGGCGTGGGCGGTTGACCACGCGCAGCAGCACGGGTTTGGTCCTGGCAGCGTCCTGCGCGATCGCATCGTCAAGCTGCAGCTCCGGCTCTTCACCAGTGAGGGCGAGGGCTTCCCGCGCACGTACGCCGGCGCCTACGTGCTGGCGGTGGGCACCAAGACCGGCTCCGGCATCAAGTACTTCAACACCATGGAAGAGATGTTCCGGGTTACCGACAAGTACGGGAATCATCGGCCGTTCCAGGGGTACTACGGCCCCGAGGCGCGACTGCTGCTGATGATCGCGATGCGGTTGGGACTGGCCGGCGCCCCGGCCGCGTATCAATACCTGTCGAGCAACGTCGGCGCCGACGGCATCTCGATGACAGCGGATCTGCACCGGCGCTCGGGTTGGGCCATTGCCTACGAGGATGCCGCGGCCTCGCGATTGGGATCGATCCGGGCTCAGTAGGGAACTGGAGCCGCGTGGGTGCGGGTCACCGCCGGCTCGACGTCGCCGCGATGGTCTGCCCAGCGGGCCAGCACCCAGAGGGCCCACAACGCGAACGAGTAGTCGCGCCGCCCGGCGCAATGATCGTCCAGCAACCGCCGGACTTCGGCGACATCCACCAAGGTGGGCACGAGCGATGACGGGCCGAGCACATCGGACCGGAACATCTCGAGGCACGGCCCCGCGATCCACCGCCCGATTGGCGCGTCGAACCCGTGCTTGGGCCGGTCAACGACCTGGGCGGGCAGACGGGAGCGGGCCAGCCGTCGCAGCAGGCGCTTGGTCTCGCGGCCCACCAGCTTGGTCGTGGCCGGAATGCGGAAAGCCGCCTCGACGACCCGCCGGTCCAGCAGCGGTGATCGCACCTCGAGGCCGTGCGCCATGCTCA
The Vicinamibacterales bacterium genome window above contains:
- a CDS encoding aminoglycoside phosphotransferase family protein; amino-acid sequence: MVPVVHQLAPGLLTSSHPSVAWIRTTRAKYLVFDADATRPVCVVEFGDAERLRRVHAILLELHRRCPGDVPRPLASAPWVAGTAVHIQEGLPGVPWFRLADSLPSADAWRSLLDRAVAVMQRLDAAIIAVPAWVGTVDVREALAEQVRVSRRHGALAPLLLLQVEKCGDRLRSLAPLPAVWQHGDFSLNNLMVSPDSIAVIDFDDFGLTQVPLHDAFGLALSFQLSQDGQCPIGAAECVERCLAATTSFGRLDDGTVHGLLLHHLLWRINQCHGHPTRERLRAWLTAAVQRVVWAPGNGLSAIA